One window of the Podospora pseudocomata strain CBS 415.72m chromosome 7, whole genome shotgun sequence genome contains the following:
- a CDS encoding hypothetical protein (EggNog:ENOG503NTXN), translating into MTMPIPTPNERIRRFKEALSIVYGPFDNILSSPDPEASALSWTPPSSPGAAGHLGRYLWTDAFGVVNFITLSKELSCPPYLILAKRLVTTVHETLGRTRDLSSRLPGATDAEPLKGGLRIGKLHSEEEDPRDGDGQYHHYLTLWMFALNRLALATGEKQWSLLAVQLAKAVHNKFIVRNRSNHHAERMVWKMSTDLSRVSVPTEGHLDAATGFVVYRLLQRTAEYMHGPPGDLVSEIADYRLLMGREGKMRVSNDCLDLGMGLWICHFFRDEDWARTLGSQSLEVGKILLDGKRGVASRDANRRLAFREFGACLGLRCYGCGADAELKESVKGVLEFWQRYLEGSTDEDLKPISLVMYAAAGLPGAFEDGYLGRG; encoded by the exons ATGACAAtgcccatcccaacccccaatgAGCGCATCCGCCGCTTCAAAGAAGCCCTCTCCATAGTCTACGGCCCCTTTGAcaacatcctctcctccccggaCCCAGAAGCTTCCGCCTTGTCGTGgacgcccccctcctccccgggcGCAGCCGGTCACCTAGGCCGTTACCTCTGGACCGATGCCTTTGGCGTAGTCAACTTCATCACCTTATCCAAAGAGctctcttgtcctccttACCTAATCCTCGCCAAAAGACTCGTCACCACCGTCCACGAAACCCTAGGCCGCACCCGGGACCTATCCTCCCGTCTCCCCGGTGCTACAGACGCAGAGCCCCTAAAGGGCGGTCTCCGGATAGGAAAACTCCATTCTGAGGAAGAAGACCCACGTGATGGCGACGGGCAGTATCACCACTACCTGACATTATGGATGTTTGCGCTCAACAGGCTGGCCTTGGCGACGGGGGAGAAACAGTGGAGTTTACTAGCTGTTCAGCTTGCCAAGGCGGTGCACAACAAGTTTATCgtcaggaacaggagcaATCATCATGCAGAGAGgatggtgtggaagatgTCTACTGATTTGTCGCGGGTGTCGGTTCCCACGGAGGGACATCTTGATGCCGCGACGGGGTTTGTCGTTTATAGGCTTTTGCAGAGAACGGCCGAGTACATGCATGGCCCACCGGGGGATTTGGTGTCAGAGATTGCGGATTACCGGcttttgatggggagggaggggaagatgagGGTGAGTAATGACTGTTTGgacttggggatggggttgtggatATGCCATTTCTTCCGTGATGAGGATTGGGCCAGGACTTTGGGTAGTcagagtttggaggtggggaaGATACTCctggatgggaagaggggggtcGCGAGCAGGGACGCGAATAGGAGGTTGGCTTTCCGGGAGTTTGGAGCCtgtttggggttgaggtgttATGGGTGCGGAGCTGATGcggagctgaaggagagTGTGAAGGGGGTACTGGAGTTTTGGCAGCGATACTTGGAGGGTTCGACAGATGAGGATTTGAAGCCAATTTCGTTGGTCATGTACGCTGCGGCTGGGCTCCCAGGTG CATTTGAGGATGGGTATCTGGGTCGCGGATAG
- the HSP98 gene encoding Heat shock protein hsp98 (COG:O; EggNog:ENOG503NXN8) produces the protein MNSKMEFTDRAKKALEDAMVLAEQYAHSQLLPVHLAVALLDPLPDQSKDLQNAPPGTTQTLLRQVVERAHGDPQLFDRALKKMLVRLPSQDPPPESVSMAPSFNNVLRKAMELQKVQKDTYIAVDHLIQALSEDVSIQGALKEANIPKPKLVQEAVQQIRGTKRVDSRNADTEQENENLAKFTIDMTAMAREGKIDPVIGREEEIRRVVRILSRRTKNNPVLIGEPGVGKTTVVEGLAQRIVNNDVPDNLAACKLLSLDVGALVAGSKYRGEFEERMKGVLKEIQESKEMIVLFVDEIHLLMGAGSSGEGGMDAANLLKPMLARGQLHCIGATTLAEYRKYIEKDAAFERRFQQVLVKEPTIPETISILRGLKEKYEVHHGVNIADAAIVASANLAARYLTSRRLPDSAVDLIDEAAAAVRVARESQPEIIDSLERRLRQLKIEIHALSREKDEASKTRLAQARQDAENVEEELRPLREKYERERQRGKDIQEAKLKLEALRVKAEDASRVGDHSRAADLQYYAIPEQEAVIRRLEKEKAAADAALNANGGDSGGSMITDVVGPDQINEIVARWTGIPVTRLKTTEREKLLHMEKALGKIVVGQKEAVQSVSNAIRLQRSGLANPNQPPSFLFCGPSGTGKTLLTKALAEFLFDDPKSMIRFDMSEYQERHSLSRMIGAPPGYVGHDSGGQLTEALRRKPFSILLFDEVEKAAKEVLTVLLQLMDDGRITDGQGRVVDAKNCIVVMTSNLGAEYLARPNGKDGKIDPTTRELVMNALRNYFLPEFLNRINSIVIFNRLTRKEIRRIVDLRISEIQKRLSDNDRNVIIKVSEAAKDKLGAQGYSPAYGARPLQRLLEKEVLNRMAILILRGSIRDGEVARVDLVDNKVTVLPNHQESEASDEEMMIDSDDALDEIAPDSMDEDLYND, from the coding sequence ATGAACTCGAAAATGGAGTTTACCGACCGAGCCaagaaggcgttggaggacGCCATGGTTCTCGCCGAACAGTACGCACACTCACAGCTGCTGCCAGTACACTTGGCAGTCGCCCTACTCGatcccctccccgaccagaGCAAAGATCTTCAGAACGCACCACCAGGGACGACACAAACCCTCCTACGACAAGTCGTTGAGCGCGCCCATGGCGATCCCCAGCTCTTCGACCGTGCTCTCAAGAAGATGCTCGTCCGCCTGCCGAGCCAAGACCCCCCACCAGAGTCGGTCTCGATGGCGCCCTCGTTCAACAATGTCCTTCGCAAGGCCATGGAGCTGCAAAAGGTGCAGAAGGATACCTACATAGCGGTAGACCATCTCATCCAAGCCCTCTCAGAAGATGTGTCGATCCAGGGTGCCCTCAAGGAGGCCAACATCCCCAAGCCAAAACTAGTGCAGGAGGCTGTGCAGCAAATCCGCGGCACCAAGCGTGTCGACTCTCGCAATGCCGACACAGAGCAGGAGAACGAGAATCTCGCCAAATTCACCATCGACATGACCGCCATGGCCAGAGAGGGTAAGATTGATCCCGTCATTGGCCGTGAGGAAGAGATTCGCCGCGTCGTCCGCATTCTTTCTCGGCGCACAAAGAACAACCCGGTGCTCATCGGTGAGCCCGGTGTGGGTAAGACGACCGTCGTCGAAGGTCTTGCCCAGCGGATTGTCAACAATGATGTCCCCGACAACCTTGCGGCCTGCAAGCTGCTCTCTCTGGATGTCGGTGCGCTGGTCGCAGGCAGCAAGTACAGAGGCGAGTTCGAGGAGCGTATGAAGGGTGTTTTGAAGGAAATTCAGGAGTCTAAGGAGATGATTGTCCTGTTTGTCGACGAAATCCACCTTCTCATGGGTGCTGGTTCATCTGGCGAAGGTGGCATGGATGCCGCCAACTTGCTCAAGCCCATGCTTGCCAGAGGCCAGCTTCACTGTATCGGCGCCACCACCTTGGCCGAGTACCGCAAGTACATTGAGAAGGATGCCGCTTTCGAGCGTCGTTTCCAGCAAGTCCTGGTCAAGGAGCCGACCATTCCCGAGACCATTTCCATTCTCCGTGGTCTCAAGGAGAAGTACGAAGTCCACCACGGTGTCAACATTGCCGATGCCGCCATCGTGGCCTCCGCCAACCTAGCTGCTCGGTACCTCACATCTCGCAGACTCCCTGATTCGGCCGTTGATCTGATCGacgaggctgccgctgcAGTTCGTGTAGCCCGCGAGTCTCAGCCGGAAATTATCGACTCCCTTGAGCGCCGGCTACGCCAACTCAAGATTGAAATTCACGCTTTGTCTCGTGAGAAGGACGAGGCTTCCAAGACCCGACTCGCTCAGGCCCGCCAGGATGCCGAGAacgttgaggaggagttgagaCCACTTCGTGAGAAGTACGAGAGAGAGCGCCAGCGCGGTAAAGACATTCAGGAGGCCAAGTTGAAGTTGGAGGCTCTTCGTGTCAAGGCCGAGGATGCCAGCAGAGTGGGAGACCACAGCCGTGCTGCCGATCTTCAGTACTACGCCATCCCCGAGCAAGAGGCTGTCATCCGGCGccttgagaaggagaaagcTGCCGCTGACGCTGCCCTGAATGCCAACGGCGGTGACTCTGGTGGTTCCATGATCACCGATGTCGTCGGACCAGACCAAATCAACGAAATCGTCGCCCGCTGGACCGGTATTCCCGTCACCCGCCTCAAGACCACCGAGCGGGAGAAGCTTCTGCATATGGAGAAGGCTCTCGGAAAGATTGTCGTCGGTCAGAAAGAAGCTGTCCAGTCCGTGTCCAACGCCATCCGTCTGCAGCGCTCAGGTCtggccaaccccaaccagccTCCTAGCTTCCTGTTCTGCGGTCCCTCCGGTACCGGTAAGACGCTTCTCACCAAGGCGCTTGCCGAGTTCCTGTTCGATGATCCGAAGTCAATGATCCGCTTCGATATGTCCGAGTACCAGGAGCGTCACTCCCTGAGCCGCATGATTGGTGCTCCTCCCGGCTACGTTGGTCACGACTCTGGTGGCCAGCTGACCGAGGCCCTTCGTCGCAAgcccttctccatcctcctcttcgacgaggttgagaaggctgccaaggaAGTTTTGACGGTTCTCCTTCAGCTCATGGACGATGGTCGCATCACCGACGGCCAAGGCCGTGTCGTTGATGCCAAGAACTGCATCGTTGTCATGACTTCTAACTTGGGTGCCGAGTACCTCGCTCGGCCCAACggcaaggacggcaagaTTGATCCCACCACTCGGGAGCTCGTCATGAATGCTCTCCGCAACTACTTCCTTCCCGAGTTCCTCAACCGTATCAACTCGATTGTCATCTTCAACCGTCTCACCCGCAAGGAGATTCGCCGCATTGTCGACCTGCGGATTAGCGAAATCCAGAAGCGTCTCAGCGACAACGACCGCAACGTCATCATCAAGGTGTCGGAGGCAGCCAAAGACAAGCTGGGTGCCCAGGGCTACTCGCCAGCCTATGGTGCCAGACCGCTGCAACGCctgcttgagaaggaggtgctCAACCGCATGGCTATCCTAATCCTGCGCGGCAGCATTCGTGACGGCGAAGTCGCTCGTGTCGACCTGGTGGACAACAAGGTTACTGttctccccaaccaccaagaGAGCGAGGCTTCTgacgaggagatgatgattgACTCGGATGATGCTCTGGATGAGATTGCCCCCGATTCGATGGATGAAGATCTCTACAATGACTAG
- the TIM8 gene encoding Mitochondrial import inner membrane translocase subunit tim8 (COG:U; EggNog:ENOG503P6QF), which produces MSSSLALDQADIEKLNDKDKAELRQFFANEEQKSKIQSQSHALTSLCWKKCMASSSTFKSGALDGTEKACLANCVERFMDVNMATVRQLAGMGGRH; this is translated from the exons atgtcctcctccctcgccctcgaccaagccgacatcgagaagctcaacgacaaggacaaggccgaGCTCCGCCAGTTCTTCGCCAACGAGGAGCAAAAGAGCAAGATCCAGAGCC AATCCCAcgccctcacctccctctgctgGAAAAAGTgcatggcctcctcctccaccttcaagtCGGGCGCCCTCGATGGCACGGAAAAGGCCTGCCTCGCCAACTGCGTTGAGAGGTTCATGGACGTCAACATGGCTACTGTTAGGCAGCTGGCTGGCATGGGGGGACGTCACTAG
- the RPL25 gene encoding 60S ribosomal protein L25 (BUSCO:EOG092657YR; EggNog:ENOG503P2TQ; COG:J) — translation MAPKDVKKGGASKAGKGAQAKKAAQAALKGVHAHKKTKVRYSTTFHRPKTLQLSRAPKYPRKSIPHAPRLDEHKVIIHPLNTEGALKKIEEQNTLVFIVDVKANKAQIKLALKKLYDIDTVKINTLIRPDGSKKAFARLTADVDALDIAATKLGLV, via the exons ATGGCTCCCAAGGACGTTAAGAAAG GCGGTGCCTCCAAGGCTGGCAAGGGTGCtcaggcgaagaaggctgctcAGGCTGCCCTCAAGGGT GTCCACGCCCACAAGAAGACCAAGGTCCGCTACAGCACCACCTTCCACCGCCCCAAGACCCTCCAGTTGTCTCGCGCCCCCAAGTACCCCCGCAAGTCGATCCCCCACGCCCCCCGCCTCGACGAGCACAAGgtcatcatccaccccctcaatACCGAGGGTGCCCTTAAGAAGATCGAGGAGCAGAACACcctcgtcttcatcgtcgatgtcaaggccaacaaggCTCAGATTAAGCTGGCTCTTAAGAAGCTTTACGACATTGACACCGTCAAGATCAACACCTTGATCCGCCCCGACGGCTCCAAGAAGGCTTTCGCCCGCCTCACCGCTGATGTCGATGCCCTCGACATTGCCGCTACCAAGCTTGGCCTCGTCTAA
- the BMT2 gene encoding 25S rRNA (adenine2142-N1)-methyltransferase (EggNog:ENOG503P05N; BUSCO:EOG09263PWF; COG:B), with protein sequence MALKKKRPQKSLAAGRPPILQRQPKSITRKSTKALINKHHLLEKRKKQALAKGDDAGVAAIDAEIQALGGLEAYQKASLQGQREDRGGDSSRVLMEWLQPCLTAHKEGSGRMLKMLEVGALSTQNACSQSGYFDITRIDLNSQGEGILQQDFMERPLPKDDAERFDIISLSLVLNFVPDPKGRGDMLKRTTEFLRAASRYLEAPSLTIHFPSLFLVLPAPCVTNSRYLDEERLVGIMASLGYAKVESKTTQRLVYYLWRREGKGIARRFRKEEIRAGSTRNNFAVVLGSLTSGNRVLPRHRLDK encoded by the exons ATGGCGCTCAAGAAGAAACGTCCGCAAAAGAGCTTAGCCGCTGGTCGGCCGCCCATTCTTCAACGCCAACCAAAATCCATCACCAGAAAGTCGACAAAAGctctcatcaacaagcaCCATCTCCtcgagaagagaaagaagcaggcGCTTGCCAAGGGTGATGATGCAGGTGTCGCCGCGATCGATGCAGAGATTCAAGCTCTAGGTGGCCTCGAGGCATATCAGAAGGCCAGTCTTCAAGGCCAGAGGGAGGACCGCGGCGGTGACAGCTCGAGGGTTCTGatggaatggctgcagccATGCCTCACGGCTCATAAAGAGGGATCGGGTCGGATGCTCAAGATGCTGGAGGTTGGCGCGCTCAGCACACAGAATGCTTGCTCTCAGAGCGGCTACTTTGACATTACTCGTATCGATTTGAACAGTCAAGGCGAAGGGATTCTGCAGCAGGATTTCATGGAACGGCCTTTGCCCAAGGATGACGCGGAGCGATTCGATATCATCAGCCTGTCGCTCGTTCTGAACTTTGTGCCGGATCCGAAAGGAAGAGGGGACATGCTCAAGCGGACGACGGAGTTTTTGCGCGCAGCCAGCAGATATCTCGAGGCTCCTTCACTGACGATCCACTTTCCGAGTCTCTTCCTGGTGCTCCCCGCGCCATGTGTCACGAACTCGCGGTAtctggatgaggagaggttggttgggatTATGGCGTCGCTTGGGTACGCGAAGGTTGAGTCCAAGACGACTCAGCGGCTGGTCTACTATCTATGGAGGAGAGAAGGCAAAGGCATCGCTCGACGTTTCCGAAAGGAAGAGATACGGGCTGGCTCGACACGGAACAACTTTGCTGTTGTTCTGGG ATCCTTGACATCTGGCAATCGTGTCCTGCCACGACATCGCTTGGACAAGTAG
- the UTR4 gene encoding enolase-phosphatase E1 (COG:E; EggNog:ENOG503P1UD), whose protein sequence is MASSGQPKVVLLDIEGTVCPISFVKDVLFPYALSALPATLEAQWDEPEFSQYRDAFPAEHASSQEALTAHVKDLMSRDVKIAYLKSLQGYLWESGYKSGELKAPLFDDVAPKFVQWKKAGEEIMIYSSGSVAAQKLLFKHTNGQPADLIPEISDFFDTVNAGPKQEASSYQTILAAHPEFPEANSWLFLSDNVKEVEAAKQAGMQSFVVERPGNAELSSEDREKHRVIKTFAEI, encoded by the exons ATGGCGTCGTCCGGCCAGCCCAAGGTCGTGCTCCTTGACATTG AGGGCACAGTATGTCCCATCTCATTCGTCAAGGATGTGCTT TTTCCCTACGCTCTCTCAGCGCTCCCAGCAACCCTTGAAGCCCAATGGGACGAGCCAGAGTTCTCACAGTACAGGGACGCCTTTCCGGCAGAGCATGCCAGCTCACAAGAAGCCTTGACAGCTCATGTCAAGGACCTCATGAGCCGTGATGTCAAGATCGCCTACCTCAAGAGCCTCCAGGGTTATCTCTGGGAGTCCGGCTACAAGTCCGGCGAGCTCAAGGCCCCGCTCTTCGACGATGTCGCTCCCAAGTTTGTCCAGTGGAAGAAGGCCGGAGAGGAGATCATGATCTACTCTTCCGGATCGGTGGCGGCGCAAAAGCTGCTGTTCAAGCACACCAACGGTCAGCCGGCCGATCTGATTCCCGAGATTTCCGACTTTTTTGACACTGTCAATGCTGGGCCAAAGCAAGAGGCGTCGTCCTACCAGACCATCCTGGCAGCTCATCCGGAATTCCCAGAGGCGAACAGCTGGCTCTTCCTGAGCGACAATgtcaaggaggtggaggctgcCAAGCAAGCTGGCATGCAGAGCTTTGTTGTCGAACGGCCGGGCAATGCCGAGTTGTCGTCTGAGGACAGAGAGAAGCACCGGGTCATCAAGACATTTGCTGAGATTTAG